The following DNA comes from Chitinophaga nivalis.
CAAACTTTTTCATGATTATTTATTTTGAAGGGTTACTTAATAGAAAGCCAGGCTGATGAATTACAGGTAAGCAGTGCGGATAGTGAAGGCCAGCGTAATAAATGCAAATTAGGTTATTCCACTGCTATTAAAGGGTTAATAATATTTTGCACGATACCAGTATAGGGAAGCGTATACTGATATTCATACCAGGCTCATTAATGCCTTCCTAAAACATGATTGGCAAGGTTTACGAAGAATTTTTTACACATAAAACGCACGCGCAAGGGTGAAACAGCATAGAAACTTGAAATTATGTAACATAATATGACACTAAATGAGGGTGTTTTAAAATCTTTTACCATCCTGACAAAACCTGAAAAGAAAATGCCGTGGAATAGTCGCAAAGGGCCATAACAGTAAAGAGTTTCAACGTCAATCCACTGAAACTCTTTTTCGTTTGAGATGCAAAACAGTGCGCGTTTAAAACGAAATACTTTAGGCTACTCAAATGATACAAATTATATTTTTAATGTAAAAGCAGTTCTATTAACCAAGAGATTGGCAAAAACCGGTTAATATACAGGTACAGCCAATATTGAGTTGACAATTCACAATATCATTAATTTGTATACATTGGAAAGTAGGACAAGTACGAGAACTTCTACCTTTAATAGATTTTATATCGTGTCTACTCAGGCTTCTGCCTAATAATTCAAACTTTTTCATGATTATTTATTCTGAAGGGTTACTTAATAGAAAGCCAGGCTGATGAATTACAGATAAATAGTGCGGATACTAAGGGCCAACGGAATTAATTAAAATTAGTTAATGCTATTGCGATAAACTTACCCAGTCATCTCTTTTTTTTTCCATAACAGTTATCAGCATAACAGAAGATTAATTCCACACGCCCTAATGATTTCGGCTTACCTATATAAAAACAACAGCCGAAAATATAAGTGTTACTTCTATTTCCGGCTGAAAATTTGTGTCTTAATAATAATCACTTCGGACAACAAGACGCATGCTGTAACACGCAGCAATTAACATAATTTAGAGCATTACAAAAAATGCATAAACTGGTTGACACGGTACCAATCCCACCTTTTACTATTTTCAGTTCTTCCCTACAAAGAGATTTACCAAAAGTCTTTTTCGCTTTCATGGTTTAATGATTTTGAATGCTGTTTAATAGTAAAGCCTGGGCTAATGAATTACAGGTAAGTAGTACGGAAAGTGAAGGCCAGTGTAGTAAATACAAATTAGGCTATGCTGCCGCTATTGAATGGCATCCCATATCATATCAGCAATTTTCTGTAATCTTTCTGTAAAAGTTCATCATCACTGCAAAAATCATATAACATCTTATAACACTAAATAGCTTTAAAAGCTACAAACCAATGTAGCACAGATAAAATGCGTAAAAAAGGTATCATAAGATAATATATAAATCCGGCTGCGTAAGGAATCAAGCAATGATTACCCCCACATTCCTTAATGATTACGGTTTGTTTAAAACTCAACTACATGGCAATACCAGGCAGTTACCCTACTACATACGACCAAAGAAAAAGTAGGTTATAAAATCCTCATGCCTGAACCCTCGTAGCCAGGTGCCTGCCGGTATTATCAATTAGGTCTTTATTCGAAATACAGATTGCAAATAAGTGATATTTTTTTACTCACAAAATGCGGCAGTATGATCTCATATATTTAGACAATCATCAAATCCCTAAAATTATGAAGAAAGTTAACCTATTATCTCTGTCTGTTGCCATGGCCCTACTCATAGGAGTCTTTGGTTGTAAAAAATCAAGTGATTTATCATTAGATACTGACCAGAATAACCCACCCGTTGAACAGTCAAAGAGCATATTTGATCAAAAGATAAATACTGAGAATATACCGGTTACCCAAACTGATACTTCTGTAAATTTATTTCAACAAGGGGAGGCTTTTTTCCAATTCAATGGAATGACCAGGTTTCCAAATTTTTTAAAGATATGGTTTAGCGTAGGCAATAATCTAACTGTTCACACTTCAAACCTGTCTAAACCAGGAGCAGTGAATTGGGTTTATACGCAAAAAAGTTCCAGCTCCTATAGTCCGGATCGCGCAGTTGTTGAAGGAGAACTGACAGAAACATTTGCTGGCAGTTATAAAATATATTACACAGTTAGAATTATAATAACATTGTATCCAGTTCACCAGCAGGCAAGAGCTGAGTTAACGATATCAAAAAAAATGATTTAATAAAACTAAAACCGGTTAAATCCGGTTTTTTTTATGGCAATAAATTTCGTTTGGTATCAATAGTTCAAATAGTGCTGAAAACTGTGTGAAATTGTACTTGTACCATGAACAGTTACCCCACATGTGAAATACACCTCTTTAAAGGCCTATCCTTAGATCCATATACAACATACTTGCCCTGTCGGACAGATCGCAGGAAATTGTGCTGTTTGTGGGCAATTATTCAAACATTCTCCTCCTAATAATTTGCATAGTTGAAGTTCAAAATGAACTCCTCCTTTAATTTTACCCAAGGTATTTCTACTCAGGATCTTCCCAAACAATTGAACATTTTTCATGATGCAGTATTTTGAGTGTTATTAAATAGAAAAGCCAGGCTGATGGATTACAGGTAGACAATGCGGATAGTAAAGACTAATTGAATAAACACAAGTTAAGCTATGCTACTGCTATTAACGTATCTAAAGCGGATTAAAAATGGCAGACAAATTCAGCCATGAGGACAATATAAATGAAGTAAGGACCGCTGCTGCTCAAAGATTCCCGCACCTTTTTATCTTTATATTGAAATACAACTTACAAATACAACAATCACCATTATTCCATTCATTTATCCACCCTCCTCAAACCTAAAACCATGAAAAAGCTGTTATTGGTTATTGCATTCCTATTTACGGTACAACTGCTTACAGCAGACGCCATTCCACCAGTAAAGAACAATACCACCATAAAGTATGCTAACACCCCATCTGGCATAAAGACCAAACCCTTGGCAACCATAGCCGCTCGTTGTTACCTTACCTCATTTCTTGGCATCAGAACAACCACTTGTTTAGCGAATGTCGCTATTGGAGATCTTGACATTATCAATGAAAATGGATTCATTATTGCCAACGTGCCCTGTCCTTCGTCTATCGCTAATATTTCAGTTGCCGTAGGTGATAAAATAGCACAAAGACTTACGTTGCTATCTTCTATTGAGGTGACCAGTGCTATCCACACCATTACGCAGGCGGATATAAACAACGGATATGTTGAATTGGATATATTATAGGTAGCATCATAGCAGGCAAATCATCCAGCATTATAAATTACTGCGGGTATTCTTTTCATTAGGAATACTCTCAGAAATAGCAGGCACTACAAAGTACAAGTGGAAATAAGTAAAGATTGGAATGGACAATGATAAAGTAAGAAAAGAAGCTTATTTTTTGTAAATTGTGAGACACAATGACCTTTAAGATGATAGACTACAGAGAATATATAGAATCAGATATTAATATAATGCTCGGAAAACCAATTATTAAGGGTACTCGTATTACTGTAGCATTAGTTTTACAAAGATTATCCGAAGGAGCAACTCCTTCCGACCTGCTAACAGCTTACCCCTCATTAACACCTGCTGCAATAAATGCAGTATTGGCTTATGCATCTGATGTGATCGCAAATGAAAGTATTATAGCAGTTGCATGATATTAGCTGACGAAAACATACATACCTATATTGTCAAATCACTGCGAGATGCAGGCTTTGAGGTTACTTCTGTAACTGAATTAAACAAAGGGATTAAAGATGAAAAAGTGATTGAATGGGCTTTGAAAAATGATTATTTACTACTGACAGAAGATAAAGACTTTGGAGAATGGGTATTTGCACACCATATAAAAAACCTTAGTGTTCTTTTTCTCCGATATGCTTTCTATGAATATAAGGAAATAACTCAAGCAGTTATACATCTATTGAAAACACAACCACTAAAACGTCCTGTATTCGTAACGCTTACACCTAAAAAGATTCGTATCAGACAGCTATAATTACTGCTAATATCAAGACAGTAATATTAGTGGCAACTATTCTACTACACCTGCCAATCAAATTACTACACATCACGACAACAAACAGCTTTCCTTTATCATCATCGTTTCAATTAATTAATAAAAGGGATGTAAAGATTATTCCTTACATCCCTTTTATTAATTAATTATTACAAGGCGGATACGGATTGCTCACCGTTGCCTCAGTTACACAAACTTTTTTATTCGCATCAAAGGCCATACCGGCAGCGCAGGTATAATCTCTCCGTTGAAAGGTACCATCTGCCATTCTTATACAAAAAATGTAGGCATGGCAATTGTCCGGGTTAGCATATCTGCCACTCGCCGCACAAACAAATACTGACATGGGTGTAGTTACTGCTGCCGGAGCTTTTACAGCCGATGATGCCTCCAAAGATCCGCTGCCAATAGCATTAGATGTAACTGTCAGGAATACCGGTTCATGGGTGATGGGAGGTGTAGTGGACATCGTTTGCGCATTCAGGATAGCAGGTACCGCAAACAGGAATAAAACGAGCATCGACTTGATGTACTTCATAAGTGTGTTACATTATAGGTTAATAAATAGAACGCCAGCGTATAGTTGGTAAATTAAACCTTCTCACTGCTGTAATGCCGCAGCGTATTTTTTAGTCAAAGAATATTTCCCACAGCAGCATCTCCCGTATCTATCTCCCCTGCTTCATTTCCTTCATATGCTGTAAAGTGGAAATGAAGGAACGACTAACGGTGCTTATTATACGCAGATATAAAATCATCATCTGCATATAATGCTCTTATTACTGCTCCGATCAGATACATCCACGACTATCAATAACAGTTATTGATAGCCGTGGATGTATTAAAGTGAAAGTAGTTTTATTTATTCCCTGTTACAGTAGCCGGATCTGTTGCCGTTGCAGTACCACCGGGCGTACATGGATTAACAATAACTTTTACCGGCCTTCTTACCGGATACTCGCATTCAAATCCGGCGGAAACGTAATACACCGTTGTCACCGCCGGACTAACTTCATAATAGTCACCGGTATACAGTAGCGTTCCTCCTGTCGGTGCTGTATACCAACGGAAAACAGTAAATGTTTCCTGGGGAATAAATGCATGTAGCGTAACACTTTCTTTCTTACAGATCTTCACCGAATCGGCTCCTACACTGGGATAACTGGCATGCCCACCTATGGTAAAAGTTTTACGTACACTGTCTGACCGGCAACCACTCACCGGATCTACGGCCTGTACATATACACGGGTTTGCGCAGGCACATAAAATACCAACGGAGGAATATCAATGGTATTGCGGTTCAAGACAGTATATGCCGTATCAAATGGTTTACCGGAAAAGTAATCTGCTGCTACTTTTACCCGATAATTGAATCCTGTCTGGTGATTAGTAATGGTCAACCGGGGTGGATTACATAGGAAACCTTGCGAAACATTGTATATAGGATCCGGTAACTTACGTACCAGTACCTTCACCGGGAGGCGATCCGCATTATCGCACGCAAAACTAATGATAGCATAGTACGTGGTGGTAACAGCCGGGCTCACCTTATAGTAAGCTCCGGTAAACAGCAGCTTACCACCCACCGGCGCATCATACCACTTGATGATAGCTACCGTATTGTTGGGCATAAATGCATGCAGGGTAACACTGTCTCCTTTACAGATAGATACGCTGTCAGCATCTGTCTCTATCAACTCACCATGCCCTCCGATCATCAAAGAGGCTGATACACTATCAGACTTACAACCGGTAATGGCATTGACAGCCTGCACGGTGATCCCCGCCTGTACATGTGTGGGATAATTAATATCCCGTACTACAAACTGATCTTTGTTTCTGACGGTATAGGCCGTATCATAAACAGTTCCTTTTATCGCCACATATTTGATACGGACGTTATAGTTAATGTCTGTCCGATGATTCTCTACACGTACGGATACATCTCCACACAAGGTTTCGGAAGGTACGTTGTAAACAGGATTTGCCGGTTTGGGATGAACGGTTACCTTAACAGGCGTACGTTGGCTGATACATGTTCCCAATACCGCCTCTACATAATAGGTAGTGGTAACCGCAGGAGTGACCGTAAGCATATAGGTATTCGGCGCCGCCGTCAGTAAATTTCCGCCTGTAGCACGATCATACCAACGATAGGTCGTACCCGGGACACGTAAGGGTGACAGCCTTGCGGATCCACCGATACATATCGCCGTATCGCTGGCCGGTATGGTAGCAGGCCCCGGCAATCCATCCGTGTGATAGGCATAATATACCCGAAAACTACCCAATAAAGCTGCCACGCCCGCATTATAGGTAATCTTTACCCTGTCGAATGGCCGCGTAGGCTGAAACAACAGCAAGGCCTGGGTATTATCCGGCAGGATACGTATTTGTGTAGCAGCAGGCGATACCGAATCATTATTTGGGGTATAGGCGTTATAGGTACGCACAGTAATATTTTTGAAGGCATCCGTATTTAAGGCGTAACTGCTACCTACTTTTATAATCAGCGAATCGCACCCGGATCCGCTGGTAGTGGGAAAGATAAGCGTCTGCGACAGACTGGCGCCTAACAGTTCCACCGGCGCATTAAAGGAGGAATAATTCGTCAGATCACTATCCACTGCATATTCGGGATTGCTAATACTGCACAATAAACAAACGCCGGTCACGGCATTCACCTGTTTATTGGCATAGATCGCCTGTCCATAGCTATTTGAGACAAACAGTAAAAAAGCAGCACATAGGGCCGTCACTGGGCACAGCAACGATTCAGGTAAATACAACCATGTTTTCATAAGGTAAAATTTAATGCATTACGCAATGCAGCAGGGGTTACAAAATAGTATTGGTATATGGCTAAGTTGATGGGAACAAACCGGGCTAACATCCTAAAAATAAGGCATTCCAACGTTACTATTTTTCATGCCAACAGGGTACTGAAATGATGCAGCGCGGCTGCATTATAACCAATAATAAGATTATCTGCCGGTAAGTAAATCGGGAACAATTTCACTTATTTATGAGCAGTATCAAACAGTTTTCATACCCAATCTACCTCTCAAAAGAATATTGCTCCACCATGCAATCTGTCAAAATAATTTATATCTGGCAGTTGACCTTCCAAACCGCCCATACCCACGCTATGTTTAATTATAACAGTAGTAACAACCATCGGGTCTATGTGTTTCCTGATTAAATACATTCCTGCTATATCTTCATTAAATATAGATATCCTACGGGGAAAAAGCAGCCCTATACCTGTTTGCCTTTCCCCCTGTATAATCACTATCACCAGCCGACCGTATCCGATTAATTAAGTTTTATCAATTTTGATACCTGCTTTTCACCAGCCTGTTCTAATTGAAGGATATACATCCCTGCAGGATAATGTCTTGTGTTTACCTGTAAGTTGTACATTCCTGCGGTAGCAGTTACTGTTCTTAATATGGTGTATTGTCCGGAACCCATATTAATTAACCTTATTACTATTTTCCCTGCCTTTTTTACCTGATATCGGCAGGAGAGGCTTTCCGTAAAAGGATTCGGAAATACTATCAATGAAGATGATTGTTCTTTTGAGTCGACATGGGTTGCCAATACATTATCCCTGGATATTACCGGTAAAGTATCCTGCACCAGTAAAGCCGATAATGGCAATGAGGGCATCACATCAGGCAAGCAGGATGGCGGATCCACTTTAGCCAGTTTAGCTTTACTAACACCACTGGTAGCGCCTACCATTAAAGCTCCTCCCCCCGGAATGTAAGTAGTAGCCGCTGGCGCAAATACCTGTGTAGTATCTGCTTGTATGGCAACAACATTTCCTATACTATCCAATTCTACCAGGTATAATTTTCCATCAGCGCCGCCTTCCGGTAACTGAATCGCCAACGTAGTATGCTGCGCTCTCACGGGTAAAGTGCGTTTTTCAGATGAAACCGATGATAAGTCCGGATACTTCGATACCCTGCAACCACCCTTCCGGCAACTGGATTCACAGGCAGCACGTTCATCTTTGGATAAAACGTTGACATTATTACAATTAAGAACATTGGAGACATTTACATCTATCAAACCTCCTCTTTTCGGAGAAAAACGGGAATGATCCATATCTTTATACCCGCTGGCCGAAAGTGTACCCACCTTGAAAACCTTGAGAAATTTCAATATACCATCTTCACTGAGTTTCATGACCCTGGCGGCAGCATGCTGTAATAAATTGTCCTGGATAACATTACTTACAATAAACCGGCCTTCACCTGCCGGTTGTATACTAACCATAATATCATCTCCTTCAGTTAGAAATACCTTTTCCCATTGTCGGTTCAGGAAACTATCTACCCGCGCAATGAAAACATCTTTCCCATATACCGAACCAGCGGAAGTACTACCCGCTATTAAAAGTCCCCCATCTGTAAGCGGGATAACAGATACCTTATCACTCGCATAATTACCGGGATAACTGACCGTTCTTATAATCGCCCCGGTACTATTCAATAACATCAGATTGATGGCATTCGCCGTTGTGCCTACAACGACTATTTTCGTTACATTCAGCAGGGTAGCCGGGATATGATTACGCAAATTTGTTTGCAGGCTCCATAAAGTATTACCATTCCCATCTATTCCGACAATCTGTCCTACTGGGTTTGTTTGCAGATTAAATACACCGCATACAACAAATTTTTTGTCTGCCGTAGCTACTATACCATGCAGACTGTCTACACCAGCCGTTCCAATTGTCCTGCTCCACTTCCTGTTATTGGCGGAATCCAGTTTTACCAGCCACCAATCCAATAAGCCATGATTTTGGCCTGATAAATCGCCGTCATTGGAGGCCGTTACACCTGCAACAAGAAAACCTTTATCTGACGAATAAGGGCTATTAATGATAGCGGTGAACTTATCCCCACCTGTTCCTCCCCATGTACGGGGAGCCCCCATAGAAACACCGGGGCCTGGTGGCAGTATACTCGCCATCACTGCCGCACGGCTACTGCTCACACAACCTGTTGTTTCCCGGGCCTCCACATAGAATGCAGTATTAGTACCTAAAGGAGTGGTAATAAAGGTATCCGCAGCTAACAGAGGAACTCCTCCCATTGATACCCCAAACCAGTAATGCGTGATATTGGGTACACTGCTGGCGATGAAAGCAGCCGGCGTACCTTTACAAATACTATCTACTGGTTCCGAAACCAAAGGACGGCCAGGAAGGGGTAATGCAGTTACTTTTATCAGTGTTCTTTCCGGATTAGGACAATCTCCCCGTTTGGCCTGCACATAATAGCTGCTATCTCCTTTAACCGGCCGGGTTGTATAATCTGCGCCTGTAAAAACAGGAATTCCACCAACAGATTGCCTATACCAGTCGTACATCACACCAGCAGGGCCTGTAACACCCAGTGACGCCGGTTTTCCGTTACACACTTTTACCAGGGGGGATATCGCTAATGGTTTGGGCACTTCAAGGTGCGCGTAACCAATATTAATAGCATTCAACAATTGCAACACACCGGAATTAAGCCTTATTTCTACTTTATCAAAAGGCCGTGATGGCGCCCACGACAATAAAAACTGCTGACTGGAAATAAGCTGTAAATGCAATAGTTCGTTGTTGATGGGTTTACGATCATTATTATACACCATCCCATTATAGGTAGCTACTTCCACATTCCCCAGGATATTCAGATCCAACAGCCCAACAGGTGTTGTGAGAAAAATTTTCACACTATCTCCGGCATTACTCTTTGCCGGAAAAATCAATTGTTGTTGGGTATATCCCCCTAATAGTCCCAGTATTACATGTAGGGTAGAAAATGTGACGGGATTGTTATCCACCGCTAGTCCCGGATTATCGACATAACAGCCAATACAAATTCCGCTCGTTTCGGTGACTTGTGCATTGGCAGAATTACAGGGAACTGTCTGGGATTTACCGGCAACAGTAAACATCAGCAATAACAGGGAGATACAGCCCCCAATACACCATCGTGAAATAATAAAAGGAAACATAACTGGTCAGTTTAAACGTCAACACTACATTATCTCATTGTTGTTGTTACTTTATCCGGACAGTAAATAGCAACAGATACTACCATTACTACCATTACTCCCATACTCATACAAAACTGATATGTACCTGTATTTTGTATATATCCGCAGAGCTATATCATTTTCATTTCAGGATAGCTACATGATTATCTTTTCAGGATAATCTTTGATACAAACACTTTTTTATCGGTGGTTCTTACTTCCATTATATAAATACCGTTGGCCCATGAATCCGGCAGATAATATTTGTTAGTGGTGAAGTAAGTCCTTTGCAAGATATGTCCTGCCAGGTTTATCTTTACCCCGAAATTGCAATATACAGCACCATTGGTTGGATCAGGATATATATTGACAGCAGCCGGAGTGATCGATCCCACAAAGCAAACATAAACCTGTAACATCACTTTTCGGGTATTTGCATAAACACTTTGGGCACAAGTCTCCTGTACACTTAATAGTTGCAAAAGGGATAGTATATCCAATAAACAAAAACGCCTTATTCTTTTGCAGGTATAAGGAAATCATAGAAAACAGTTCAACTAATGGGAGAAAACCAGCGTAGTCTCATCTATCATGTCATTGAAACCATGGGATTAAACAAGAGGGTAATAACAACATTTCAAATCAATAAACATTAATAATAAAACTAAACATTTATACTACATTATAGAACGCAGTCCGCGTCATAGCAACGAATATAATATGTGGTCATAAGATTTGTTCCATCTATTACCTGCGATGTGTTTGAAAGAGGACAGATGAAATTCCATC
Coding sequences within:
- a CDS encoding DUF433 domain-containing protein, with protein sequence MTFKMIDYREYIESDINIMLGKPIIKGTRITVALVLQRLSEGATPSDLLTAYPSLTPAAINAVLAYASDVIANESIIAVA
- a CDS encoding DUF5615 family PIN-like protein translates to MILADENIHTYIVKSLRDAGFEVTSVTELNKGIKDEKVIEWALKNDYLLLTEDKDFGEWVFAHHIKNLSVLFLRYAFYEYKEITQAVIHLLKTQPLKRPVFVTLTPKKIRIRQL
- a CDS encoding carbohydrate-binding module family 14 protein, translating into MKYIKSMLVLFLFAVPAILNAQTMSTTPPITHEPVFLTVTSNAIGSGSLEASSAVKAPAAVTTPMSVFVCAASGRYANPDNCHAYIFCIRMADGTFQRRDYTCAAGMAFDANKKVCVTEATVSNPYPPCNN
- a CDS encoding immunoglobulin domain-containing protein → MKTWLYLPESLLCPVTALCAAFLLFVSNSYGQAIYANKQVNAVTGVCLLCSISNPEYAVDSDLTNYSSFNAPVELLGASLSQTLIFPTTSGSGCDSLIIKVGSSYALNTDAFKNITVRTYNAYTPNNDSVSPAATQIRILPDNTQALLLFQPTRPFDRVKITYNAGVAALLGSFRVYYAYHTDGLPGPATIPASDTAICIGGSARLSPLRVPGTTYRWYDRATGGNLLTAAPNTYMLTVTPAVTTTYYVEAVLGTCISQRTPVKVTVHPKPANPVYNVPSETLCGDVSVRVENHRTDINYNVRIKYVAIKGTVYDTAYTVRNKDQFVVRDINYPTHVQAGITVQAVNAITGCKSDSVSASLMIGGHGELIETDADSVSICKGDSVTLHAFMPNNTVAIIKWYDAPVGGKLLFTGAYYKVSPAVTTTYYAIISFACDNADRLPVKVLVRKLPDPIYNVSQGFLCNPPRLTITNHQTGFNYRVKVAADYFSGKPFDTAYTVLNRNTIDIPPLVFYVPAQTRVYVQAVDPVSGCRSDSVRKTFTIGGHASYPSVGADSVKICKKESVTLHAFIPQETFTVFRWYTAPTGGTLLYTGDYYEVSPAVTTVYYVSAGFECEYPVRRPVKVIVNPCTPGGTATATDPATVTGNK
- a CDS encoding Ig-like domain-containing protein; translation: MFPFIISRWCIGGCISLLLLMFTVAGKSQTVPCNSANAQVTETSGICIGCYVDNPGLAVDNNPVTFSTLHVILGLLGGYTQQQLIFPAKSNAGDSVKIFLTTPVGLLDLNILGNVEVATYNGMVYNNDRKPINNELLHLQLISSQQFLLSWAPSRPFDKVEIRLNSGVLQLLNAINIGYAHLEVPKPLAISPLVKVCNGKPASLGVTGPAGVMYDWYRQSVGGIPVFTGADYTTRPVKGDSSYYVQAKRGDCPNPERTLIKVTALPLPGRPLVSEPVDSICKGTPAAFIASSVPNITHYWFGVSMGGVPLLAADTFITTPLGTNTAFYVEARETTGCVSSSRAAVMASILPPGPGVSMGAPRTWGGTGGDKFTAIINSPYSSDKGFLVAGVTASNDGDLSGQNHGLLDWWLVKLDSANNRKWSRTIGTAGVDSLHGIVATADKKFVVCGVFNLQTNPVGQIVGIDGNGNTLWSLQTNLRNHIPATLLNVTKIVVVGTTANAINLMLLNSTGAIIRTVSYPGNYASDKVSVIPLTDGGLLIAGSTSAGSVYGKDVFIARVDSFLNRQWEKVFLTEGDDIMVSIQPAGEGRFIVSNVIQDNLLQHAAARVMKLSEDGILKFLKVFKVGTLSASGYKDMDHSRFSPKRGGLIDVNVSNVLNCNNVNVLSKDERAACESSCRKGGCRVSKYPDLSSVSSEKRTLPVRAQHTTLAIQLPEGGADGKLYLVELDSIGNVVAIQADTTQVFAPAATTYIPGGGALMVGATSGVSKAKLAKVDPPSCLPDVMPSLPLSALLVQDTLPVISRDNVLATHVDSKEQSSSLIVFPNPFTESLSCRYQVKKAGKIVIRLINMGSGQYTILRTVTATAGMYNLQVNTRHYPAGMYILQLEQAGEKQVSKLIKLN